From Algoriphagus sp. NG3, the proteins below share one genomic window:
- a CDS encoding mechanosensitive ion channel family protein encodes MLKKYILLFSLLLWMSSPVSAQLVTDPKQVYEVGQSLNLTSPYHTTLTFFYNLEEGNYKPENAAKALDLSDAQTKDGQRLAVKLKQIFEGKGIIVRINEIPNEQNYQDSVSGTSENIYYFDKKKLPGIFLQKTENNWKFSAFSVSQIDELHSETYPYGTAKLLNILPKIGNEEYLGLHLWQLVGLFILLLLIFFSHWLFTLVVDKVMLYLFKRYGYGKVGEDYILPVARVISIYLIVVLLSLFIRVLQLPIEIWSWILVVLRTLKPFLITVIFYKMADVVAAYFAKLATKTESTLDDQLVPLMRKTLKAFVIIVGTMFILRDGLNLDIIPFLTGLSIGGVAIALAAQDTIKNFFGSIMIFIDKPFQVGDWITSGDIDGTVEEVGFRSTRVRTFRNSLMYVPNGKIADAILDNHGLRQYRRFYTTLTITYDTPPALIEEFVKGLREIVLAHPRTRKDAYHVYFNNLSSFSQDIMFYIFFEVPTWGEELTCRHEILIQIVKLANSIGVRFAFPTQTLHMESFPEKKTLIPEYKGGYEAKVHDFVQQELKPRKD; translated from the coding sequence ATGCTGAAAAAGTACATCCTCCTATTCTCATTGCTGCTTTGGATGAGCTCCCCTGTTTCCGCTCAATTAGTGACAGATCCAAAACAAGTATATGAAGTAGGTCAATCCTTAAACCTGACCTCTCCCTATCATACCACACTTACCTTTTTTTACAACCTAGAAGAAGGGAATTACAAACCGGAAAATGCGGCGAAGGCTTTAGATCTCTCCGATGCCCAGACAAAGGATGGGCAAAGATTGGCAGTGAAACTAAAGCAGATTTTTGAAGGAAAGGGAATAATAGTACGGATCAATGAAATCCCTAATGAACAAAACTACCAGGACAGTGTTTCCGGGACCAGTGAAAACATCTATTATTTCGACAAGAAAAAGTTACCGGGAATCTTTCTTCAAAAAACGGAAAACAATTGGAAATTTTCTGCTTTCAGCGTCAGCCAGATAGATGAGCTTCATTCAGAAACATATCCTTACGGTACTGCTAAGCTGCTGAACATTTTACCAAAAATCGGTAATGAGGAATATTTAGGCCTTCATTTGTGGCAATTGGTGGGTTTATTTATTCTTCTGCTATTGATTTTTTTCTCGCATTGGCTTTTCACTTTGGTGGTGGATAAGGTAATGCTCTACCTGTTTAAACGGTATGGCTATGGCAAAGTAGGAGAAGATTATATTCTGCCTGTGGCCAGAGTGATCAGCATTTACCTGATCGTAGTTTTACTCTCCCTCTTCATTCGGGTATTACAGTTGCCTATAGAGATATGGTCATGGATTCTGGTGGTGCTTCGTACACTAAAGCCATTCCTGATCACTGTTATATTCTATAAAATGGCCGATGTGGTAGCGGCATACTTCGCCAAATTGGCGACCAAAACCGAATCCACTTTGGATGATCAATTGGTACCGTTGATGCGCAAAACGCTAAAAGCATTTGTGATTATCGTAGGCACGATGTTTATCCTCAGGGACGGTCTCAATCTTGATATTATCCCTTTTCTCACCGGACTATCCATAGGGGGTGTAGCAATTGCTTTGGCTGCTCAGGACACGATCAAAAACTTCTTTGGTTCTATCATGATCTTCATAGATAAACCTTTTCAAGTGGGGGATTGGATTACTTCAGGAGATATCGATGGGACGGTAGAAGAAGTCGGGTTCAGATCTACCAGGGTACGTACATTTCGTAACTCCCTGATGTATGTTCCAAACGGGAAAATCGCCGATGCCATCCTAGACAATCATGGACTACGACAATATAGAAGGTTCTACACTACACTCACTATTACCTACGACACGCCGCCCGCGCTGATTGAGGAATTTGTAAAAGGATTACGGGAGATCGTCCTGGCGCATCCCCGTACAAGAAAAGATGCCTACCATGTTTATTTCAACAACCTGTCTTCATTCAGTCAGGATATTATGTTCTATATTTTCTTCGAGGTTCCTACCTGGGGTGAAGAACTCACCTGTAGGCATGAAATTTTAATCCAGATTGTCAAATTGGCCAATTCGATAGGGGTGCGGTTTGCCTTCCCTACCCAAACCTTGCACATGGAATCCTTTCCTGAGAAAAAGACCTTGATTCCTGAGTACAAAGGTGGCTATGAAGCAAAAGTCCATGATTTTGTCCAACAGGAACTTAAACCTAGAAAAGACTAA